The window GACCGGGCGGTTCTCCCTCAGCCAGCCCAGGGTGCCGCCGAGCAGGTTGGCGACCTCGGGGTGTCCGGCCCGTGTGAGCAGGCCGGCGGCGCGGGCGCTGCGGCCACCGCTGGCGCAGACGACGATCAGCGGTGAGGCGCTGATTTCCGTGGTCAGCGTCAGGCTGGCGAGCGGCAGATTGACTGCTCCGGGCAGGTGTCCAGCGGCGTACTCCGCCGGTTCACGCACGTCGATGACGAGCGCGCCGCGCCCCTGCCACCGGCCCACTTCGTTCGCGAAGATGTCCTGCATCATCCCTTCCTGACGGGAAGACCGGCGTTCTTCCATGCGGTGATGCCGCCCGACAGGCTGCGGGCGTCGAAGCCCTCTGCGCGCAGCTGCCGCGCCGCAATGCCGGAGCGGTGTCCACTGGCGCACTGGCAGACGATCACGCGGTCCTTCGGAAGCTGCTTGAGCTGCCCGGCGAGCTGTTCGAGCGGGACGTGCCTGCTGCCGGGGATCAGGGTGGCCTGCCTCTCCCCTTTCGAACGCACGTCGAGCAGCAGAGCGCCGCCACTGGTCAGTTCATGTGCCTCGGTGGGCGAGACGTTGACGCCGTCAGCACCCCCTCCCAGCAGTCCCCTGAGCCATCTGAGCATCTCAGGCGTCCACGGTCTGGGCGCGGGCCCAGGCTTCATAGCCGCCTGCGAGTTCGGTGACGTTGCCGAAGCCCTCGGCGCGGAGCAGGCTCACGGCGGCCGCACTCCTCGCCCCGCCCTGGCAGTGCACCACGAGGGGTCGGTCACGGGGCAGGTCGGCCAGGTGCGTCATCAGGCGGCCCGCGTGAAGCTGGTGCG of the Deinococcus aquiradiocola genome contains:
- a CDS encoding rhodanese-like domain-containing protein, with the protein product MLRWLRGLLGGGADGVNVSPTEAHELTSGGALLLDVRSKGERQATLIPGSRHVPLEQLAGQLKQLPKDRVIVCQCASGHRSGIAARQLRAEGFDARSLSGGITAWKNAGLPVRKG
- a CDS encoding rhodanese-like domain-containing protein, with amino-acid sequence MMQDIFANEVGRWQGRGALVIDVREPAEYAAGHLPGAVNLPLASLTLTTEISASPLIVVCASGGRSARAAGLLTRAGHPEVANLLGGTLGWLRENRPVEFSDADDRH